The Aquitalea magnusonii region TGCTGCTCGATCTGTGTCCCAGCGTCCTGCTGGGCTTCACCCTCGGCCGGGACGGCCGGGGCGACCTTGGATTTAGGCTCTGCCATGATCTCCCCCTCGCTTACGCCACGCTGCCGTCGGAGCCGTAGGCCAGCTGCCAGAAGCCGTAGCCACCAGCGGCGCGAGCTTCGGCACCGAACTTGAACTTCTTGCGGTCGAACACGTTGTCGGACTGCGGGTCGATCTGCTGCACGAACACCGGCTTTTTGCGCTCCTGGTAGATGAACGGCTTAACCGGCTTGGTGGTATCCAGCAGGAACCAGGCGTCGTCCGAAGTCAGGCGCGCATCCACCACCAGCTCGGCAGTGCCCTTGTACGGGTTGGCCTTGCCGTCATCCAGGCGATCACTGGTGAGCAGCGCGCGGGCCGTATCCTCCAGGGCAGGCGGCACCAGCAGGACGTTGGGGTTGATGTTGAGCGGGCGGCCTTCGTCGTCCTTGAACTTCTTCATCGCGGTACGCGCTGCACCATAGCTCGCTTGGGCAGCGGCCTGCGAGGCGGCCGACAGCTTCTTGGTGCCCTTGTTGGTGACGGACTGGCCGTTGACCGCGTGGTCGACGTCGAAGAAGTACTGGCCGTCGTAACACAGGCTGGTGAAGCCCTTGTTGACCAGGTCGAAGACGATCTCGTCCGGCAGCTGTTGGGCCGAGAAACCGGCCATCTGTGCCTGCGGCGCGTAGATGCCCAGGTTGTCGTCCTCGATGTCGTTGCGGTCGACCTCGACAGTGGCTTCCCAATCGTCGTTGGTGATGCTGTAGCCGGAGGCGGCCAGCGCCTTGACGGCCTTCTCGCCGATCCACTTCTGCATACGCGGGAAGGTGGACAGCCATTTGTAGTCGTTGGAACGCGCGGTGGATGGCACCAGCATGGCGATCTTCTGCCACTGGCTCGGCGCGGCGTCGAAGGCGTTGTTGAAAGTGGTCTTCAGGTTGACGAAGATCGCCTTCAGGGTGGAAGCGTTAACGATCATGAGTACTTGCTCCTGTTAGATGACCCACACGCCGTCGGCGTCGACGGCGACGACGATGCCGGCTTGCGAACGGGTGTTGGCACCGTTGGTCTTGGCCACGGTCTGGTTGTCGACGATGTAGCAGGCACGGCCGAGGCTGGCCTGGGTGACCGGGTCGCCGTTGTCGTTGGCCCACTTGAACGCCTTGCCGCGACGCACCGGCACGCTGATGACACCGTCAGCGCCGGCCGTGTTGTCGACGTTGGCATCCGCCATGCCGAGGTAGGCCAGCGTGGTCGCGGTCGCGCCCGGCGTGGCAAAACCGGTGGCACTGGCCGCCACGATGGTGCCGGCCGGGATCTTTACGCCAGCAGCGACCGGCACGACGATCAGCTCGCCGTCTTTCAGCGGGGTATTGCGGTCTTGGGTAGTCGCAGCCATGTGCTTACTCCTTCAGTGCGGCGGCCACGGCCGTCGGGTCGTTGCCAAACATGCTGCAAACGGCCAGCGTGTCGGCGTCGAGACCAGTCACCGGATCGCCTGCAGGCGGATTGCCCTGGGTTTGGGTGCTCGACAGCGCGGCGATCTTCGGCGCGGTAGCAAGGTAGCCCTGCAGCGCGGCGAGGTTGCTCTTGCCCAGATCGCGCGCCCAGCTCTCTTGTGCGGTCAGCAGGCGGCCGTCGGACAGTGCCGCCACCACCAGCTCATCAACCTCGCGGCCTTGCTGCTGGGTGGTCAGCGCAGCAACCTGCTCCTGCAGGGCGCGCATGGTCTCGACCGATACGAAGCGGGCCGGGTCGACCTGGTTGGCTGACAGGGCGGCGATACGCTGCTGCTGGGTGCCGACCAGGTTGACCAGGTCGACGCTGGCGGCGGCAGTGCCCTGGCCGTTGGAAAGCTGTTCAACCAGCTTTTGCAGCTGGGCCTTGATGTCGTCGGCGGTTGCGCCGACCGGTAGGTTGAGCAGCCAGCGCAGCTGCTCGATCAGTTCGTCCATCGTGGAGTCCTCCTGGGAAACGGACTGGGTTAAGGAAACCAGACGCGACAAGGCCGCCACCTGTAGTTCAGGCAGCTCGTCCAATGCCGGGTTATTGGTCAGGGCAACATGCAACAGACCGGTGACACGGCCTTGCTTGTCGTAGGTGAAAACTGGGGAGAGGTAGAGGTATTCCATCGCCAAGATCATGGCGGCGGCCTTGTCTGTCCACTCCACGTCGGTGGCATAGAGGCCATCTTCGCGCCACTCCAACTCGCTGAACCACCCGCTGGCGGGGGCTGGCTTGCCGTTCTCGACGCTGCGCAGGGTCTGGTGCTCGTAGTCGATTACATAGCGCGTCTCCCGTTGGTTGGCTTCGGCAATCAGGATGGCGGCCAACACTTCATCCAGCTTCCAGGCGGCGCACTCGGCCGGACGGCCGTCGCGGGCACGGAAGGTGCCAGCCGGGAGCAGCTTGATGACGCGGGGAGCCTCGCCGTCGGCGTTGCCGAGCTGGGAGAGGTCAACCGTCAGAGCGGCGATGAGAGGTGTTTTGTGTGCCATAGCCCCCATTGTCGAGGGCATGACAAATGGGGCTTAGTTGAGGGGCTTCAGTAGGATCGAGGGCAAAAGCTTGCAGTCAGACTATGGCATGGCCAAAATGCCCTTTTACATGCCAAGGAAGTGATTAATATGCGAAGGAACATGCAAACAGTTTTGGCCATCTTGGAAGGCTGCGAGAAAGAGCGTGATGGACGTCCTACGTTGGCCTCGGTATGTACTTATGTCGCGGATACCACTGGAGCCGGACATGTCGAACAGGCCTATCACATGACTCTGCTAGAAAATGGCGGCTTTATTCGCTTGGAAAAGCAAAGCCTAGAGATGATGCGCGATAACCCGTTTGTGTTGTTGACTTGGTCTGGGCATGACCTACTGGAGTCGCTGAACGCCAAATAGGCTCAGGAACAACGGTTTGAGAACTTACGGGGAACATCATGAAGAAAGTACGGGTAAGCATTTATGATCCTGGTGATCGGTGTACATACGATTTGGACCTGACGCAGGATGACATGTTGGCGCTGTGGAATATGAAAAACCTGAAGAAGCACCTGATCGACTTGCCGAGCATCGGCGGCAACGCCAACCTGTCTGGCAATCAGGTTCACATCATGTACCGGAGTGGTGGAGGCATGGAGAGCATCGGGGTAAATTTCTTCACACTGAAGAAGATTTTGGAAGAGGCGCTCCCGTCATTCAATTGACCCGCGCAGCAAGGCGTTTAAAACCCGTTTAATTTTGACGATACCCCATCCGGCAGTATCACCCCCGCAGCCAGACAGCAAAAACGCGCCAAAACGGCGCGTTTCTCGTTGCTGACCCTCAGTCCCCAACCACTCCGCGCAGGTAGTCGTTCATCGTTGCTTCGATCTCGTCGACGTCCTGGTCGGTTAGCAGCAGGAACGGCCGAGCAGGGATATTCGACCCTGGGTGGTTGACCTTCTTCACTACCCGCCCACCGAAGGCGAGCGCCTTCTTGTTGCGTGGC contains the following coding sequences:
- a CDS encoding Mu-like prophage major head subunit gpT family protein, whose product is MIVNASTLKAIFVNLKTTFNNAFDAAPSQWQKIAMLVPSTARSNDYKWLSTFPRMQKWIGEKAVKALAASGYSITNDDWEATVEVDRNDIEDDNLGIYAPQAQMAGFSAQQLPDEIVFDLVNKGFTSLCYDGQYFFDVDHAVNGQSVTNKGTKKLSAASQAAAQASYGAARTAMKKFKDDEGRPLNINPNVLLVPPALEDTARALLTSDRLDDGKANPYKGTAELVVDARLTSDDAWFLLDTTKPVKPFIYQERKKPVFVQQIDPQSDNVFDRKKFKFGAEARAAGGYGFWQLAYGSDGSVA
- a CDS encoding phage protease, which translates into the protein MAHKTPLIAALTVDLSQLGNADGEAPRVIKLLPAGTFRARDGRPAECAAWKLDEVLAAILIAEANQRETRYVIDYEHQTLRSVENGKPAPASGWFSELEWREDGLYATDVEWTDKAAAMILAMEYLYLSPVFTYDKQGRVTGLLHVALTNNPALDELPELQVAALSRLVSLTQSVSQEDSTMDELIEQLRWLLNLPVGATADDIKAQLQKLVEQLSNGQGTAAASVDLVNLVGTQQQRIAALSANQVDPARFVSVETMRALQEQVAALTTQQQGREVDELVVAALSDGRLLTAQESWARDLGKSNLAALQGYLATAPKIAALSSTQTQGNPPAGDPVTGLDADTLAVCSMFGNDPTAVAAALKE